A stretch of Nonomuraea africana DNA encodes these proteins:
- a CDS encoding AmiS/UreI family transporter has translation MRSDWPRTDIRRVWMRRRVCASRRGPDRLASWRPWTMPPIGNHPSQALGGASLMGAVGLLYVGAVLFLNGMMLLGKVEPRATAIFNLFVGALQVVTPTVLIIANLSRPAEILGASGIYLFGFTYLYVGINLLGGFDSTGVGYFSLFVAIMAIGYAYANFQLLGDPAFGVIWLYWSYLWFLFFVLLGLKHEQITRYTGWVTAIQGWVTAAIPAFMILTGYWENTNLIAIILAVFGLVVFIGLWPLTRGREPAAAAPSPGDEAVGARDRRHRPRWT, from the coding sequence GTGCGCTCGGACTGGCCACGCACGGACATCCGCAGGGTCTGGATGCGGCGACGGGTATGCGCTTCCCGCCGCGGGCCGGATCGCCTGGCCTCATGGCGCCCGTGGACGATGCCGCCAATCGGAAACCACCCATCACAGGCACTAGGAGGCGCGTCGCTGATGGGAGCTGTCGGACTACTTTACGTCGGCGCGGTGCTCTTCCTTAACGGGATGATGCTCCTGGGGAAGGTCGAGCCACGCGCGACCGCTATCTTCAACCTCTTCGTCGGGGCCCTGCAGGTGGTCACGCCCACCGTGCTGATCATCGCTAACCTGAGCAGGCCGGCCGAGATCCTCGGCGCGTCGGGGATCTATCTCTTCGGTTTCACCTACCTTTACGTCGGGATCAATCTGCTCGGCGGTTTCGACTCCACAGGAGTTGGCTACTTCTCCCTGTTCGTGGCCATCATGGCGATCGGATACGCGTACGCGAACTTTCAACTCCTCGGCGACCCCGCGTTCGGCGTCATCTGGCTCTACTGGTCCTACCTGTGGTTCCTCTTCTTCGTGTTGCTGGGATTGAAACACGAACAGATCACCAGGTACACGGGCTGGGTCACAGCCATCCAGGGGTGGGTCACGGCGGCGATTCCGGCTTTCATGATCCTGACCGGCTACTGGGAGAACACGAACCTCATCGCGATCATCCTCGCCGTGTTCGGCCTGGTGGTGTTCATCGGGCTCTGGCCGCTGACACGAGGACGGGAACCCGCAGCCGCGGCACCGAGCCCGGGTGACGAGGCGGTGG
- a CDS encoding FmdB family zinc ribbon protein: protein MATYEYRCADCGQFEVHLPIGSAPAVSDCPECHRAARRVFSSPYLTRVPSTLSAALSREEQSQEAPEVVTSLPPKQRQRPPHPAMSRLPRP, encoded by the coding sequence ATGGCAACCTACGAGTACCGCTGCGCCGATTGCGGGCAATTCGAGGTGCACCTGCCGATAGGCAGTGCTCCGGCGGTGAGTGACTGCCCCGAATGTCACCGGGCGGCCCGTCGTGTTTTCTCTTCGCCGTATCTGACCAGGGTGCCCTCGACGCTGTCCGCCGCGCTCAGCCGGGAGGAGCAGAGCCAGGAAGCACCCGAGGTCGTCACGAGCCTGCCTCCCAAGCAGCGCCAACGGCCACCGCATCCGGCGATGTCACGCCTGCCCCGGCCTTGA
- a CDS encoding fluoride efflux transporter FluC → MTEPVDPDVDLAEARQRRESRRAHYGGLAVIAAGGAIGAGARYGAALLWPTAAGSFPWTTLGVNASGSLLIGIFLVALTEAWTAPAWVRPFFATGVLGGFTTFSTYCLDIERLVTGGRADLALGYLVATPAAALAAVAAGAWATRRLLAATTARRTR, encoded by the coding sequence ATGACCGAGCCCGTCGACCCCGATGTCGATCTCGCCGAGGCGCGTCAGCGCCGGGAGTCGCGGCGCGCGCACTACGGTGGGCTGGCGGTGATCGCCGCCGGTGGCGCGATCGGCGCGGGCGCCCGCTACGGGGCGGCCCTGTTGTGGCCGACCGCGGCCGGTTCCTTCCCGTGGACCACGCTGGGCGTCAACGCGTCCGGCTCCCTGCTGATCGGGATCTTTCTGGTGGCCTTGACCGAGGCGTGGACCGCGCCGGCCTGGGTGCGGCCGTTCTTCGCCACCGGTGTGCTGGGCGGCTTCACCACCTTCTCCACCTACTGCCTGGACATCGAACGCCTGGTGACCGGCGGTCGGGCCGACCTGGCGCTGGGTTACCTGGTGGCAACGCCCGCGGCGGCCCTCGCCGCGGTGGCGGCCGGCGCCTGGGCCACCCGCCGGCTCCTGGCGGCGACCACGGCGAGGAGGACGCGATGA
- a CDS encoding DUF190 domain-containing protein, with amino-acid sequence MTLSGRALRLTVFVDDTDTWHHRPMYTEIVHRAHAAGLAGASVFRGMEGFGAGNVVHTTRLLSMADDLPVTVVIVDAEEKIRAFLPQLDELLIEGLAVVDEVEVVAYRGRQVTT; translated from the coding sequence ATGACTCTGTCCGGACGGGCCCTGCGGTTGACGGTCTTCGTCGACGACACCGACACCTGGCATCACCGCCCCATGTACACCGAGATCGTGCATCGCGCCCACGCCGCCGGGCTGGCCGGGGCGTCGGTCTTCCGCGGCATGGAGGGCTTCGGCGCCGGCAACGTCGTGCACACCACCCGGCTGCTGTCGATGGCCGACGACCTGCCGGTGACCGTCGTCATCGTCGATGCCGAAGAGAAGATCCGCGCCTTCCTGCCCCAGCTGGACGAGCTGCTCATCGAGGGCCTGGCCGTCGTGGACGAGGTCGAGGTCGTCGCCTACCGCGGTCGACAGGTGACGACGTGA
- the crcB gene encoding fluoride efflux transporter CrcB: protein MNWLLVLLGGAVGALLRYLTDRAVQARHDTVFPWGTFAVNVAGSMILGLLAGAGLAGAGSTDVQLLLGTGFCGALTTYSTFSYETLRLAETGAAFLAAVNVVASIVAGMGAVFIGLTFAQVIFG from the coding sequence GTGAACTGGCTGCTGGTACTGCTCGGCGGCGCGGTCGGCGCACTGTTGCGCTATCTGACCGACCGGGCCGTCCAAGCCCGCCACGACACGGTCTTCCCGTGGGGCACCTTCGCCGTCAACGTGGCCGGCTCGATGATCCTGGGCCTGCTGGCCGGGGCGGGACTGGCCGGGGCGGGGAGCACCGACGTGCAGCTGCTGCTGGGCACCGGTTTCTGCGGAGCGCTGACCACGTACTCGACGTTCTCCTACGAGACGCTGCGACTGGCCGAGACCGGCGCGGCCTTCCTCGCCGCCGTCAACGTGGTCGCCTCGATCGTCGCCGGCATGGGCGCGGTGTTCATCGGCCTCACGTTCGCCCAGGTCATCTTCGGATGA
- a CDS encoding cysteine desulfurase family protein, whose translation MSIVGPETRLGSLPGAQQLEPHPGLAGGPIYLDYNATTPVDPRALDAALPYLTTHFGNPSSSHHYAERPRQAVARAREQLAALLAARPQEIVFTGGGSEADTLAIRGAALAQPRRQIITQPSEHPAVLQACASLEADGFAVTHLPLDRHGRVRPADLQAVISERTALVSIAYGNSETGTLQPIAELAAIAHAHGALLHTDAAQAVAKVPVDVTRLGVDLLTVVGHKMYAPKGVGALYVRSGVELAPLIHGGGQESGLRAGTENVAFIAALGAAAEIARQELPDSAVRLAGLRDLLQHELERLLPGLITLNGPPGERLPGTLNVSIDGIAHLGARRLLAAIPGVAAATGSACHEGVDAPSPVLLAMGLPAERAISALRLTLGRWSTEPEIRHAAQLIAAQVTRLHAGDVAP comes from the coding sequence ATGAGCATTGTCGGCCCCGAGACCCGGCTCGGCTCCCTGCCGGGTGCGCAGCAGCTCGAACCTCATCCCGGGCTGGCCGGTGGGCCGATCTATCTTGACTACAACGCCACCACGCCCGTCGACCCGCGCGCCCTGGACGCGGCCCTGCCGTACCTGACCACGCATTTCGGCAACCCTTCCAGCAGCCACCACTACGCCGAGCGGCCGCGCCAAGCGGTGGCTCGCGCCCGCGAGCAGCTGGCCGCGCTGCTCGCCGCCCGACCGCAGGAGATCGTCTTCACCGGCGGCGGATCCGAGGCGGACACGCTGGCCATCCGCGGCGCCGCCCTGGCCCAGCCGCGCAGGCAGATCATCACGCAGCCGTCGGAACACCCTGCCGTACTGCAGGCGTGCGCCAGCCTGGAAGCCGACGGGTTCGCCGTCACCCACCTGCCGCTGGATCGCCACGGCCGCGTCCGCCCCGCCGACCTGCAGGCGGTGATCAGCGAACGCACGGCGCTGGTGTCGATCGCCTACGGCAACAGCGAGACCGGCACCCTGCAGCCGATCGCCGAGCTGGCCGCCATCGCCCACGCCCACGGAGCGCTGCTGCACACCGACGCCGCCCAGGCGGTCGCCAAGGTACCCGTCGACGTGACCCGGCTCGGCGTGGACCTGCTGACCGTGGTCGGTCACAAGATGTATGCCCCCAAGGGTGTCGGCGCCCTGTACGTCCGCTCCGGGGTCGAGCTTGCCCCACTCATCCACGGCGGCGGCCAGGAGTCCGGGCTGCGGGCGGGCACCGAGAACGTCGCGTTCATCGCCGCGCTGGGCGCGGCCGCCGAGATCGCCCGCCAGGAACTCCCCGACAGCGCCGTACGGCTCGCGGGCCTGCGCGACCTGCTCCAGCACGAGCTGGAACGGCTCCTGCCCGGCCTGATCACCCTCAACGGCCCTCCCGGCGAGCGGCTGCCCGGCACCTTGAACGTCAGCATCGACGGCATCGCCCACCTCGGCGCCCGTCGCCTGCTGGCGGCCATCCCGGGGGTCGCCGCCGCGACCGGCTCGGCCTGCCATGAAGGCGTCGACGCGCCCTCGCCTGTGCTGCTGGCCATGGGGCTGCCCGCCGAGCGGGCGATCTCGGCACTGCGCCTGACCCTCGGCCGATGGAGCACCGAGCCGGAGATACGGCACGCGGCCCAGTTGATCGCCGCCCAGGTGACACGGCTGCACGCCGGCGACGTCGCGCCCTAG
- a CDS encoding IS5 family transposase, with the protein MAEQRPYPSDLSDARWALIEPVLSAWRADRRGTGLDIGRPCEHDLRAILNAILYVDRTGIPWRYLPHEYPPWQTVYGYFAHWQKDGVFTQLTGLLRRLVRTAEGRDPEPSACIIDAQSVKTSANAPAASQGYDAGKKIAGRKRSIVTDTLGLLLAVLVTAAGVSDGAAGLPLLTQVAEDHPTITKAWADSAYRTKVIEGGAALGIDVEVVRRDPATRGFTALPRRWVAERTLGWLMLHRRLVRDYEALPARSEAMIHIAMIDLMTRRLARESTPTWRGT; encoded by the coding sequence ATGGCCGAGCAGCGACCGTACCCCAGCGACCTGTCCGACGCACGATGGGCGCTCATCGAACCAGTGCTGAGCGCCTGGCGCGCCGACCGCCGCGGCACAGGCCTCGACATCGGCCGCCCCTGCGAGCACGACCTGCGCGCCATCCTGAACGCCATCCTCTACGTCGACCGCACCGGCATCCCCTGGCGCTACCTGCCGCACGAGTACCCACCCTGGCAGACCGTCTACGGCTACTTCGCCCACTGGCAGAAAGACGGGGTCTTCACCCAGCTCACCGGCCTGCTCCGGCGATTAGTGCGCACCGCCGAAGGCCGCGATCCCGAACCGAGCGCCTGCATCATCGACGCTCAGAGCGTCAAGACCTCCGCCAACGCGCCCGCGGCCAGCCAGGGCTACGACGCCGGCAAGAAGATCGCCGGCCGCAAACGCAGCATCGTCACCGACACCCTCGGCCTGCTACTCGCCGTGCTGGTCACCGCCGCCGGCGTCTCCGACGGCGCCGCCGGACTGCCCCTGCTGACCCAGGTCGCCGAAGACCACCCGACCATCACCAAGGCCTGGGCCGACAGCGCCTACCGCACCAAGGTCATCGAAGGCGGCGCCGCCCTCGGCATCGACGTCGAAGTCGTCCGCCGCGACCCTGCCACCAGGGGCTTCACCGCCCTGCCCCGCCGCTGGGTCGCCGAACGGACCCTCGGCTGGCTCATGCTCCACCGCCGACTGGTCCGCGACTACGAGGCCCTGCCCGCTCGATCCGAAGCCATGATTCACATCGCCATGATCGATCTGATGACCCGCCGCCTCGCCCGCGAATCCACCCCAACCTGGCGAGGCACCTGA
- a CDS encoding IS5 family transposase (programmed frameshift) encodes MSPARYPSDLTDAQWELIEPLLPEPNTGGRPEKHPRREIVNAILYVVRSGCPWRYLPPDLPPWQTVYWYFQQWEEAGVPEMLLTELRMSARRQAGRADEPSAGIIDSQSVKGADTVGRDSRGYDANKKVNGRKRFIVTDTSGLLVTVAVMAASWQDRDGAKTTLLSTYLTTPIRHVFADQGFAGRLVDWTHDTLRTTLEIVRKPAAQRGFNVISRRWVVERTLAWLTACRRLARDYERDPAVSAAIIRWAAIAGIARRLTRGGPAQRQARYICN; translated from the exons ATGTCCCCTGCTCGTTACCCCTCGGACCTGACCGACGCGCAGTGGGAGCTGATCGAGCCCTTACTGCCCGAGCCAAACACCGGCGGACGTCCGGAGAAGCATCCACGCAGGGAGATCGTCAACGCCATCCTGTACGTGGTGCGCTCCGGCTGTCCATGGCGGTACCTCCCAC CCGACTTGCCGCCATGGCAGACCGTGTACTGGTACTTCCAGCAGTGGGAAGAAGCCGGCGTCCCCGAGATGCTGCTGACCGAACTGCGCATGTCGGCCCGCCGGCAGGCCGGCCGCGCCGATGAGCCGTCGGCGGGGATCATCGACTCGCAAAGCGTCAAGGGCGCCGACACAGTCGGCCGCGACAGCCGCGGCTACGACGCGAACAAGAAGGTCAACGGCCGCAAGCGGTTCATCGTCACCGACACCAGCGGCCTGCTGGTCACGGTCGCAGTGATGGCCGCAAGCTGGCAAGACCGTGACGGCGCCAAGACCACCTTGCTGTCGACGTACCTGACCACCCCGATCCGGCATGTCTTCGCCGACCAGGGCTTCGCCGGACGGCTGGTGGACTGGACTCATGACACGCTGCGCACCACCCTGGAGATCGTGCGCAAGCCCGCTGCCCAGCGTGGGTTCAACGTCATCTCACGCAGGTGGGTGGTCGAGCGGACATTGGCCTGGCTGACCGCCTGCCGCCGTCTGGCTCGCGACTACGAACGCGATCCCGCGGTGTCCGCGGCGATCATCCGCTGGGCCGCCATCGCCGGTATTGCCCGTCGCCTTACTCGCGGCGGACCCGCCCAACGCCAGGCCCGTTACATCTGCAACTGA
- the rox gene encoding rifampin monooxygenase, producing the protein MFDVIIAGCGPTGAMLAAELRLHDVRVLVLEKETEPKSFVRIVGLHIRSLELMAMRGLLDRILEHGRQRPVGGIFAAITKPAPEGLDSAYAYLLGIPQPVIDHLLEEHAIELGAQVRRGCSVAGFEQDDEGVTVELSDGEQLRSRYLVGCDGARSTVRKLLGVGFPGEPSRTDTLMGEMKVGVPQEEIAAKITEISETHKRFWLRPFGEGVYSVVVPAAGVSDRAEPPTLEDFRQQLRTIAGTDFGVHSPRWLSRFGDATRLAERYRVGRVLLAGDAAHIHPPAGGQGLNLGVQDAFNLGWKLAAQIRGWAPETLLDTYQAERHPVAEDVLDNTRAQMELMSTEPGPQAVRRLLTELMDFDEVNRHLIEKITAIGIRYDFGEGPDLLGRRLRDIDVKQGHLYSLLHRGRGLLLDRTERLTVGGWSDRVDYLADPTAVLDVPCVLLRPDGHVAWIGDDQQDLDDHLSRWFGKPAN; encoded by the coding sequence ATGTTCGATGTGATCATCGCGGGGTGCGGGCCGACTGGCGCGATGCTGGCCGCCGAACTGCGGCTGCACGACGTGCGGGTACTCGTTCTGGAGAAGGAAACCGAGCCCAAGTCGTTCGTCCGCATAGTCGGTCTGCATATTCGCAGTCTCGAGCTGATGGCAATGCGCGGACTGCTGGATCGCATTCTCGAACACGGAAGACAGCGTCCGGTCGGCGGTATCTTCGCCGCCATCACCAAACCCGCGCCCGAGGGCCTGGATTCCGCGTACGCCTATCTGCTGGGCATCCCGCAGCCGGTCATCGATCATCTGCTCGAAGAACATGCGATCGAACTGGGTGCGCAGGTCCGGCGCGGTTGTTCGGTCGCCGGTTTCGAGCAGGACGACGAGGGTGTGACCGTCGAGCTGTCCGACGGGGAACAGCTGCGTTCGCGCTATCTCGTCGGCTGTGACGGCGCGCGCAGTACGGTGCGCAAACTGCTCGGCGTCGGCTTCCCCGGCGAGCCCTCACGGACCGACACGCTCATGGGCGAGATGAAAGTGGGTGTACCGCAGGAGGAGATCGCCGCCAAGATAACCGAAATCAGCGAGACCCATAAGCGATTCTGGCTCAGGCCCTTCGGCGAAGGAGTCTATAGCGTCGTAGTCCCCGCCGCGGGAGTCAGCGACCGCGCGGAACCGCCCACCCTCGAAGATTTCAGACAACAGTTGCGCACCATCGCCGGAACCGATTTCGGCGTGCACTCCCCGCGCTGGTTGTCCCGCTTCGGGGATGCCACCCGGCTGGCCGAACGTTATCGCGTCGGGCGGGTGCTACTGGCCGGCGATGCGGCGCACATCCATCCACCCGCCGGCGGTCAAGGCCTCAACCTGGGCGTTCAGGACGCATTCAACCTCGGCTGGAAACTAGCCGCGCAGATCCGCGGCTGGGCGCCGGAAACACTGCTGGACACCTACCAGGCCGAACGTCATCCGGTCGCCGAGGACGTGCTGGACAACACCCGCGCCCAGATGGAACTGATGTCCACCGAACCAGGCCCGCAGGCCGTGCGCAGGCTGCTCACCGAACTGATGGACTTCGACGAGGTGAACCGCCATCTGATCGAGAAGATCACCGCGATCGGCATCCGCTACGACTTCGGCGAAGGCCCCGACCTGCTCGGCCGCCGCCTGCGCGACATCGACGTGAAACAGGGCCACCTCTACAGTCTGCTGCATCGCGGCCGCGGTCTGCTGCTGGACCGCACCGAACGCCTGACCGTCGGCGGCTGGTCAGACCGGGTCGATTACCTCGCGGATCCCACTGCGGTACTGGATGTTCCGTGCGTCCTGCTACGCCCCGACGGCCACGTCGCCTGGATCGGCGACGATCAGCAGGACCTGGACGACCACCTCTCCCGCTGGTTCGGCAAGCCCGCCAACTGA
- a CDS encoding agmatine deiminase family protein, whose product MSAASGLLSRPGGGRWRSSRCRRSRRWTWPGSPRDRLRELLHRERRSSRADRPAKAVLEDHFPGRTVVHLNVDLLSAGGGSIHCATQQQPALS is encoded by the coding sequence GTGAGCGCGGCTTCTGGTCTGCTCAGCCGGCCGGGGGGTGGACGCTGGAGATCTTCGAGGTGCCGCCGCAGCAGACGGTGGACGTGGCCGGGCAGCCCGCGAGATCGGCTACGTGAACTTCTACATCGCGAACGGAGGAGTAGTCGTGCCGACCGCCCGGCCAAGGCGGTGCTTGAGGACCACTTCCCCGGCCGCACGGTCGTGCACCTCAACGTCGATCTGCTGTCCGCCGGAGGCGGAAGCATCCACTGCGCCACCCAACAGCAGCCTGCCCTCTCCTGA
- a CDS encoding aminoglycoside phosphotransferase family protein codes for MQFKIEARDAPPVKMHANQLTVSPEMVRTLVDEQFPEWRSLPVRGITAQGTVNAIFRIGDLFAARFPLQPRDVESTRCRLQSEAQAARELVGRTRFRTPEPVALGEPGAGYPLPWSVQTWLPGVVATDEDPGESVAFAHDLADLINELRAMDTRGRTFGGEGRGGDLQSHDGWMETCFRRSERLLDVPRLRRMWAFMRSLPRTAVDVMTHGDLIPGNVLVSAGRLAGILDVGGFGPADPALDLVSAWHLLEAGPRQALRDELGCDDLEWERGKAWAFEQAMGVVWYYVESNPAMSRMGQRTLERILAD; via the coding sequence TTGCAGTTCAAGATCGAGGCGCGGGACGCTCCCCCTGTGAAAATGCATGCTAACCAGCTGACGGTGTCACCTGAGATGGTGCGCACGTTGGTAGATGAGCAGTTTCCCGAGTGGCGGAGCCTGCCCGTCAGGGGCATCACCGCCCAGGGGACGGTCAACGCCATCTTCCGCATCGGCGACCTGTTCGCGGCTCGTTTCCCGCTACAGCCCAGGGACGTCGAGTCGACGCGGTGCCGGCTGCAGTCGGAGGCGCAAGCAGCCCGTGAGCTGGTAGGTCGCACGCGGTTTCGCACGCCCGAGCCGGTCGCGCTCGGGGAGCCCGGGGCGGGCTACCCGCTTCCGTGGTCGGTGCAGACGTGGCTGCCTGGCGTCGTGGCCACGGACGAGGACCCGGGCGAATCGGTCGCCTTCGCGCACGACCTGGCCGACCTCATCAACGAGCTGCGCGCCATGGACACGCGTGGCCGCACGTTCGGCGGCGAAGGCCGAGGAGGCGACCTGCAGTCCCATGACGGGTGGATGGAAACCTGTTTCAGGCGCAGCGAGCGACTCCTGGACGTCCCCCGGCTTCGCCGAATGTGGGCCTTCATGCGGAGTCTGCCGCGCACCGCCGTCGACGTGATGACCCACGGTGATCTGATCCCCGGCAACGTGCTCGTGTCCGCCGGGCGACTGGCCGGGATCCTTGACGTCGGCGGCTTCGGACCGGCCGACCCTGCTCTGGATCTCGTGAGTGCGTGGCATCTGCTTGAGGCGGGGCCGCGGCAGGCGCTCCGCGACGAGCTCGGCTGCGACGACCTCGAATGGGAACGCGGCAAGGCGTGGGCCTTCGAGCAGGCGATGGGAGTGGTCTGGTACTACGTCGAAAGCAACCCGGCCATGAGCCGGATGGGCCAACGCACCCTGGAACGCATCCTGGCGGACTGA
- a CDS encoding helix-turn-helix domain-containing protein, producing the protein MEEQSPIAATLAQVGSRLKRIRTQRGVSLSALAESTGISKSTLSRLETGQRRPSLELLLPIAQAHQVPLDELVGAPEVGDPRIRCKPRVRNGRTVISLTAQPGPLQAWKSIIPAEQNRPEPVTHEGYEWLYVLSGRMRLIVADKDLIMGPGEAAEFDTRLPHWFGPTGESPVEVLNLFGRQGERMHIRARPRSREEPAS; encoded by the coding sequence ATGGAAGAGCAATCCCCCATCGCCGCCACGCTGGCCCAGGTCGGCTCCCGCCTCAAGCGCATCCGCACCCAGCGCGGCGTCAGCCTGTCGGCGCTGGCCGAGTCCACCGGCATATCCAAGAGCACACTGTCGAGGCTGGAGACGGGCCAGCGCCGCCCAAGCCTGGAACTCCTGCTGCCCATCGCGCAGGCCCACCAAGTGCCGCTGGACGAACTGGTCGGGGCGCCGGAGGTCGGCGACCCGCGGATCCGCTGCAAACCCCGGGTCCGCAACGGCCGCACGGTGATCTCCCTGACCGCGCAGCCGGGGCCCCTGCAGGCCTGGAAATCGATCATCCCGGCCGAGCAGAACCGGCCCGAGCCGGTCACGCACGAGGGCTACGAGTGGCTGTACGTCCTGTCCGGGCGTATGCGGCTCATCGTGGCCGACAAAGACCTGATCATGGGACCGGGTGAGGCCGCCGAGTTCGACACCCGCCTGCCGCACTGGTTCGGCCCCACGGGCGAGTCTCCGGTGGAGGTCCTCAACCTGTTCGGCCGCCAGGGAGAACGCATGCACATCCGCGCCAGGCCACGCTCCCGGGAGGAGCCGGCATCCTGA
- a CDS encoding NAD(P)/FAD-dependent oxidoreductase has translation MLKAMNDKGEGAQQRAAIDEVHDVVVVGAGAAGLNAALFLGRARRKVAVIDAGEPRNAPASHMHGFLSRDGLPPATLLELGRAEITRYGVRLIQGRVEQIDHGYNVRMVGGQVIKARRVLVATGLRDELPDIPGVRERWGKDLLHCPYCHAYEVRDQPLAVLGTHPGAVHQALLLRAWSDDVVFFPHTLELTAQDRERLEARGLRVVEGEIERLVVDGDRLRGIELTDGRDVPRAAAFLFPRMVPRDELLTHLGCAKDDNGWVATDRTGRTSVAGVWAAGNVIDPRAQVVTAAGMGSAAAFAMNTDLLDEDVDRAVEQRRAAASTTVRG, from the coding sequence ATGCTGAAGGCGATGAACGACAAGGGTGAGGGCGCGCAGCAGCGGGCCGCCATCGACGAGGTCCACGACGTGGTGGTGGTCGGCGCCGGAGCGGCCGGCCTGAACGCCGCCCTGTTTCTCGGACGGGCCCGCCGCAAGGTAGCGGTGATAGACGCCGGAGAGCCGCGCAACGCGCCCGCCTCGCACATGCACGGCTTCTTGTCCCGCGACGGCCTGCCCCCGGCGACGCTGCTCGAACTCGGCCGCGCCGAGATCACCCGGTACGGCGTCCGGCTCATCCAGGGCCGGGTGGAGCAGATCGACCACGGCTACAACGTTCGCATGGTCGGCGGGCAGGTGATCAAGGCCCGCCGCGTCTTGGTCGCGACCGGGCTGCGCGACGAACTGCCCGACATCCCGGGCGTGCGTGAACGATGGGGCAAGGATCTCCTGCACTGCCCCTACTGCCACGCCTACGAAGTCCGTGACCAGCCTCTCGCCGTTCTCGGCACCCATCCGGGTGCTGTGCACCAGGCCCTGCTCCTGCGCGCCTGGAGCGACGACGTCGTCTTCTTCCCGCACACCCTTGAGCTGACCGCGCAAGACCGGGAACGGCTGGAGGCGCGCGGCCTGCGCGTCGTCGAGGGCGAAATCGAGCGGCTGGTCGTCGACGGCGACCGGCTGCGAGGCATCGAGCTCACCGACGGCCGCGACGTCCCGCGTGCCGCCGCTTTTCTCTTCCCCCGCATGGTGCCGCGCGACGAACTGCTGACCCACCTGGGCTGCGCCAAGGACGACAACGGCTGGGTCGCCACCGACCGCACCGGTCGGACCAGCGTCGCCGGCGTCTGGGCCGCCGGTAACGTCATCGACCCACGAGCCCAGGTCGTCACCGCCGCCGGCATGGGGTCTGCCGCCGCCTTCGCCATGAACACCGACCTGCTGGACGAGGACGTCGACCGCGCCGTCGAACAGCGCCGCGCCGCAGCCTCGACCACGGTGCGGGGGTGA